TCGTCGTCGCGGCCGCGCCCTCCCTCGCGGCGCCCGCCCCCGACGCCGGGAAGGGCCTGGCGGCCTCGATCGACATCCCGTACCAGAAGTTCGTCCTGCCGAACGGCCTGACCTTGCTCGTCCACGAGGACCACAAGGCGCCGATCGTGGCGGTGAACGTCTGGTACCACGTGGGGTCGAAGAACGAGAAGCCCGGCCGGACCGGCTTCGCGCACCTCTTCGAGCACCTGATGTTCAACGGGAGCGAGAACTTCAACGACGACTACTTCAAGGTGCTGGAGAGGATCGGCGCGACCGACCTCAACGGGACGACCAACGAGGACCGGACCGACTACTTCCAGAACGTCCCGACCTCCGCCCTCGACACCGTGCTCTGGATGGAATCGGACCGCATGGGACACCTCGTCGGCGCCATCAACCAGGGGCGGCTCGACGAGCAGCGGGGAGTCGTCCAGAACGAGAAGCGGCAGGGGGACAACGAGCCGTACAGCCTCAGCGAGGAGGCGATCGACAAGGCCTGCTTCCCCGCCGGCCACCCGTACTCCTGGACGGTCATCGGGTCGATGGAGGACCTCCAGGCGGCAAAGCTCGAGGACGTGCACGAGTGGTTCCGGTCGTACTACGGGGCGGCCAACGCGGTGCTCGTCGTCGCGGGGGACATCGACGCCAAGACGGCGAAGGAGAAGGTGGAGAGGTACTTCGGGGACATCCCGTCCGGTCCCCCGGTCTCGCGGCCCACGGCCTGGATCGCCAAGCGCGAAGGAGAGCAGCGGCAGGTCGCGCAGGACCGCGTGCCGCAGTCCCGGATCTACAAGGTCTGGAACGTGCCGGCGATCGCGTCGGCGGACGACGACCACCTCGACCTGGCGGGCCGGGTGCTCGCGTCGGGCAAGAGCTCCCGGCTCTACAAGCGCCTCGTGTACGACGACCAGATCGCGACCAACGTCCGGGCGTTCCTCGACCGGCGGGAGATAGCGGGATTGTTCGAGATCGTGGCCACCGCGAGGCCCGGCGTCGAACTCGCGAAGGTCGAGAAGGCGGTGGACGAGGAGCTCTCCCGCTTCCTGAAGGAAGGGCCGACCCCCGACGAGCTGCGGCGCGCGAAGACCGAGCGGATCTCGGGATTCGTGCGCGGGGTCGAGCGGATCGGCGGGTTCGGCGGAAAGTCCGACGTGCTCGCCATGAGCCAGGTCTACGAGGGGAACCCCGAAGCCTACAAGACCCATCTCGCGCGGAGCGAGGCGGCCTCGACGGGCGACGTGCGCGAGACCGCGGCGCGGTGGCTCTCGGACGGGGCCTACGTGCTCGAGATCCACCCGTACCCCGAGTTCGCGACGTCGAAGTCGACGGTGGACCGCACGAAGGTCCCGGAGCCGGGCACCCCGCCGGACGCGTCGTTCCCCGAGATGAAGAAGGTCACGCTGTCCAACGGGCTGAAGCTGATCGTGGCGGAGCGCCACGCGATCCCGGTGGTGGGCGTGAGCTTGATCCTGGATGCGGGGTACGCGTCCGACAGCTTCTCCGTCCCGGGGCTCGCGTCGCTCGCGATGGGGATGCTCGACGAGGGGACGAAGACCCGCGACGCCATCGGGATCAGCGACGAGCTGGCCTCCCTCGGCGCCGAGCTCGGCACCGGCTCCGACCTCGACACGTCGACCGTGTCCCTGTCGGCGCTCGACGCGAACCTCGACGCGTCCCTGGCGATCTTCGGTGACGTGATCCTGAACCCGTCGTTCCCCCAGGCCGACCTCGACCGGCTGAAGAAGCAGCAGATCGCCCGGATCCAACGGGAGAAGGTCCAGCCCACCAGCATGGCGCTCAGGGTGTTCCCCCGGCTGCTGTTCGGCCCGGACCACGCGTACGGCATGCCGTTCACCGGGTCCGGCTTCGAGAAGACGGTGAGCGCGATCACCCGGGACGAGCTGGTGAAGTTCCACTCCACCTGGTTCAAGCCGAGCCACGCGACCCTGGTGGTGGTCGGCGACACGACCCTGGCCGAGATCCTGCCGAAGCTCGAGGCGCTCTTCAAGGACTGGAAGCCCGGGGACGTACCGAAGAAGAACCTCAGGGAAGTCAAGCAGCAGCCCAAGCAGGTGATCTACCTGATCGACCGGCCGGGCTCCGTCCAGTCCATGGTCATCGCGGGCCACGTGGCCCCGCCCAAGGCGAACCCCGACGAGATCGCCATCGATGCGCTGAACTGGGTGCTGGGCGGCAGCTTCATCTCGCGGATCAACATGAACATCCGCGAGGACAAACACTGGAGCTACGGCGCGTCGAGCTTCGTGGTCGAGGCGTCCGGCCAGAGGCCGTTCGTGGTCTTCACCTCGGTGCAATCGGACAAGACGAAGGAGACCCTGGCGGAGATCGCGAAGGAAGTCAGGGGACCCATCGGCGCCCGCCCGCTGACCGCCGTGGAGCTCGCGCAGGCCCAGAGCGGCCTGACCCTCGCGCTCCCGGGCTCCTGGGAGACCGCCAGAGCCGTCGGCGGCTCCATCGCGGAGCTGGTGCGGTTCGGTCTCCCGGACGACTACTTCGCCACCTACGCGAAGAAAGTTCGCGCGCTCGGCGTCGCGGACGAGGCGACGGCGGCGGCCAAGCTCCTCCACCCCGACAACATGGTCTGGGTGGTGGTGGGCGATCGGTCGAAGATCGAGGGCCCGATCCGGGAGCTCGGCTGGGGCGATCTCAAGCTGCTCGACGCCGACGGCAACCCGCTCTGACCGGCTTTCCCCGGCGCGCCCCGCCCCCTCGAAGGGTAGGGGCGCGCCGTCTCACGACCTCACCGAGATCGTCACTCCGTCCCGGAGCGGGACGAGCGCCGTGAAGAACTCCCCGGACCCGTACAGCTCCCCGGTCAGCCCCAGAATGCCCCGCACCGCGGCGGCGCGGGGCCGCTTCTCCATGACCTCGCCGTGCCAGAGCATGTTGTCCGACACGAGGAGACCTCCGCGGCGCAGCAGCCTGGCGGCCAGCGGCGCGACCTTCGGGTAGTCCGCCTTGTCGATGTCGTTGAGGATCAGGTCGAATGGCCCCCGCTCGCGCGCGGCGATCTTAAGGGCGTCGCCGACCTCGATCCGCACGCGGTTGAGGAGGCCGGCCCTCTTCAGGAACGACTCCGCCTCCCGCGCCCGTTCGGGCGACCCCTCGGTGAGGACGACGAGCCCCTTCGGCCCCACCCCCTTCGCGAACCAGGTCGCGCTGTAGCCGAACCCGGATCCCAGCTCGAGCACGCGCCGCGCCCCCGTGGCGACCGTCAAGACCTGGAGGAGCCGGCCGACCTGGGGGCCGATGATCGGGAAGTCGCGCTCGGCGGCGAGCGCCTCCATCTCGCGCAGCACCGGGTCGTCGGTCGGAGCCAGGCCGCCGAGGTACCGGTTCACGCTGGGGTGGACGAGGTTCATGGGTGCCTCCGGGGGAAATCTGCACGCATCACGTCATGTTGCGAGCGGCGGATCCCTGCATTTCGAAGGGTACGTCTGGCGGACTCGATTGCCGCCGAGAGGTGGGCCGCTGGCTCGTAAGTGTTACGGCCATCGAGCTCGTCGCTGCCCTGTGGCAAGTCGAAGCCGACCCGAACAGACCCTTCGAAATGCAGGGATCCGCCGCAACCATTGCGACCGTTTACGCTAACATGGCATGACGAGTCCGGCGAGCGGAGGGACCCAGGCGATGAGCGAGCTGCCGACCAGGGACGAGGCGATGGCGCTGCTCCGGCAGTACACGGAGGGGCCGGGGCTCCTGAAGCACGCCCTCTCGGTGGAAGCGGCTCTCCGCGCGCACGCCAGGAGGCTCGGGCAGGACGAGCACGCCTGGGGGCTCGTAGGGCTCCTTCACGATTTCGACTACGAGCGGTGGCCCGACGCCGAGAACCACCCGTGGCGGGGGAGCGAGATCCTGGCGGAGCGCGGCTACCCCGAGTGGTTCCGGCGCGCGGTCATGTCCCACGCCTCGTACACCGGGATCATGCGGGAGAGCGACCTCGAGAAGGCCCTCTTCGCCTGCGACGAGCTGTGCGGCTTCCTGACGGCCTGCACCCTCGTGACGCCGGCGAAGTCCCTCCACGACCTGAAGGTCTCCTCGGTGAGGAAGCGGATGAAGGACAAGGCGTTCGCCCGCGCGGTGAACCGCGACGAGATCGTCGAGGGAGCCTCCCTCGTCGGGATGGACCTCGACGCGCACGTCGCCTTCGTCCTCGACGCGATGCGGTCCGTCGCGACCGACCTGGGCCTGGCCGGGAGCGCTCCGCCCGCGGAATAGGAGCCGTCCGATGGACGAGCGCCGGATCCGAGACCTGTTTCCCGAGACCCCCGGGCTCGTCTACCTCAACGCCGCGGCGGCCGGGCTCCTGCCGAACGCCGTGATTGAGGCTGTCGGCGCTGCGATCCGCCGGCACGCGGAGCGCGGGGTCCTGTCCGTCCCGGAGGACTTCAGGGCGATCGCCGCGGCGCGCGACGCGCTCGCGCGGCTCATCGGGGGACGCCCCGAGGACATCGCCTTCGTCCTCAATACCGCGGAGGGGATCGCGCGGATCGCCGCGGGGCTCGATTGGCGGCCCGGGGACGAGGTGGTGCTCGGCGACCTCGAGTTCCCGGCCAACGTGTACCCGTGGGCGGCGCAGGCCGACCGCGGGGTTCGAATCCGCCTGGTCGCCTCGGAAGGCGGGCGCCTCGAAGCGGAGCGCTTGATCGGCGCGATGGGGCCTCGGACGCGCGTCCTCGCGGTGTCCCAGGTCCAGTTCTCGAGCGGCTACCGGATGGACCTCGAGACCCTTGGCCGGGCGGCGGCCGAGCGCGGCGTCCTCTTCTGCGTCGACGCGATCCAGGGGCTCGGCGTCCTTCCCCTGGACGTCCGCGCCCTCAAGATCGGGGCGCTTGCGGGGGACGGCAGGAAGTGGCTCATGGCGCCGAGCGGCACGGGATACCTCTACGTCGCGCCGGAGTGGGTGGAGCGGATCGGCGCACGCGCGATCGGGGCGGTGTCGGTCAGGAACGGCCTCGATTTCATGCAGTTCCTGAGGATGCCCGACGGGGAAGGCCGGATCGACTTCCGCCCGCTCCTCCGCGAAGGGGCGGGACGCTACGAGGCCGGGTACTACAACGCCCCGGGGCTCGCGGGGCTCGCCGCCGCGCTCTCGACCGGGGAGGCGATCGGGCTAGAGACGATCCTCGATCGGGTCACCTCGCTCGTGGCCCGGCTCGCCGACGGCCTTAGGGCGCGCGGTCTCGCGGTGCACGGTCCGCGGAACGCGGCGGAGCGCGCGGGGATCGTGACCTTCGAGGTCCCGGGTGACGCGCACGTGTGGCTGAAGCAGCTCGAGGAAGACGGGTTCGCCCTCGCCCTCAGGGACGGGCGGATCCGCGTCTCGCCTCACGTCTACAACACGGAGGACGACATCGACGGGCTGCTTAAGCGCCTCTCGTCGCTCCGGGGGTGACGGCCATGCTCGAGAAGCTCTTCCACCTTACGGAGAGCGGGACCACCGTGAGGACCGAGGTCCTCGGCGGCGTGACCACGTTCATGACCATGGCGTACATCGTGTTCGTCAACCCGTCGGTCCTCTCCCAGGCCGGGATGGACTTCGGCGCGGTGATGACCGCCACCTGCCTCTCGGCCTGCGCCGCGACCTGGGTGATGGGCCTCCTGGCGAACTACCCGATCGCGATGGCGCCCGCGATGGGGGAGAACTTCTTCTTCCTCACGGTCGTCGTGGGAATGGGCGTGCCGTGGCAGGTGGTGCTCGCCGCGGTGTTCATCTCCGGGATCGCGTTCTTCCTCCTCACCTTCCTGCGGGTCCGGGAGCTGATCATCGACGCGGTGCCGGGGAGCTTGAAGCACGCCATCGCCGCCGGCATCGGGCTGTTCATCGCGTTCATCGGCCTGATCAACGCGGGTATCGTCGAGAGGCCGTCAGGGGGCGGCATCCTTCACCTCGCGAGCCTCGGCCGCCTCCCGACCCTGGTGGCCTGCGCCGGCCTCCTCGTGACCGTGGTGCTGATGGCGAGGCGCGTGCGCGGCGCGATCCTGCTGGGGATCGTCGCGGCCACGCTCCTCGCCTGGGCGACCGGGCTCGTGAGGTGGCAGGGGCTGTTCGCGGCGCCCCCGTCGCTCGCGCCGACGTTCTTCAAGTTCGACCTCCGCGCGGCGCTCGATCCGCGGATGATCCACGTGGTGGTCCTGTTCCTGTTCATGGCGGTCTTCGACGCCATCGGGACCCTGATCGGCATCGGCGAGCAGGCCGGCTTCCTCCGCGACGGAAAGCTCCCGCGGGCGACGAAGGCGCTCATGGCCGACTCGTCGGGCACCGTGCTCGGGTCGCTCCTCGGCACCTCCACGGTGACTGCCTACATCGAGAGCGCGACCGGGGTCGAGGCGGGGGCGCGGACCGGTCTCGCGAACATGGTGACCGGCGCGCTGTTCCTCGTCGCGTTGTTCACGGCGCCGCTGGTGCGGATGGTGGGCGGAGGAGTTCCCGTGCAGGGAGGGGTGGTGCTTCAGCCCCTCACCGCGCCGGCCCTGATCGTGGTGGGCAGCCTGATGGCGCGGAACCTAATCAGGGTCGATTGGAAGGACATCACCGAGTCGTTCCCGGCGTTCCTCGTGCTGGTGGGGATCCCGTTCACCTGGTCAATCGCCGACGGCAT
This sequence is a window from Terriglobia bacterium. Protein-coding genes within it:
- a CDS encoding insulinase family protein, yielding MLLRKSSVVVLLILVVAAAPSLAAPAPDAGKGLAASIDIPYQKFVLPNGLTLLVHEDHKAPIVAVNVWYHVGSKNEKPGRTGFAHLFEHLMFNGSENFNDDYFKVLERIGATDLNGTTNEDRTDYFQNVPTSALDTVLWMESDRMGHLVGAINQGRLDEQRGVVQNEKRQGDNEPYSLSEEAIDKACFPAGHPYSWTVIGSMEDLQAAKLEDVHEWFRSYYGAANAVLVVAGDIDAKTAKEKVERYFGDIPSGPPVSRPTAWIAKREGEQRQVAQDRVPQSRIYKVWNVPAIASADDDHLDLAGRVLASGKSSRLYKRLVYDDQIATNVRAFLDRREIAGLFEIVATARPGVELAKVEKAVDEELSRFLKEGPTPDELRRAKTERISGFVRGVERIGGFGGKSDVLAMSQVYEGNPEAYKTHLARSEAASTGDVRETAARWLSDGAYVLEIHPYPEFATSKSTVDRTKVPEPGTPPDASFPEMKKVTLSNGLKLIVAERHAIPVVGVSLILDAGYASDSFSVPGLASLAMGMLDEGTKTRDAIGISDELASLGAELGTGSDLDTSTVSLSALDANLDASLAIFGDVILNPSFPQADLDRLKKQQIARIQREKVQPTSMALRVFPRLLFGPDHAYGMPFTGSGFEKTVSAITRDELVKFHSTWFKPSHATLVVVGDTTLAEILPKLEALFKDWKPGDVPKKNLREVKQQPKQVIYLIDRPGSVQSMVIAGHVAPPKANPDEIAIDALNWVLGGSFISRINMNIREDKHWSYGASSFVVEASGQRPFVVFTSVQSDKTKETLAEIAKEVRGPIGARPLTAVELAQAQSGLTLALPGSWETARAVGGSIAELVRFGLPDDYFATYAKKVRALGVADEATAAAKLLHPDNMVWVVVGDRSKIEGPIRELGWGDLKLLDADGNPL
- a CDS encoding HDIG domain-containing protein; the protein is MSELPTRDEAMALLRQYTEGPGLLKHALSVEAALRAHARRLGQDEHAWGLVGLLHDFDYERWPDAENHPWRGSEILAERGYPEWFRRAVMSHASYTGIMRESDLEKALFACDELCGFLTACTLVTPAKSLHDLKVSSVRKRMKDKAFARAVNRDEIVEGASLVGMDLDAHVAFVLDAMRSVATDLGLAGSAPPAE
- a CDS encoding O-methyltransferase, with amino-acid sequence MNLVHPSVNRYLGGLAPTDDPVLREMEALAAERDFPIIGPQVGRLLQVLTVATGARRVLELGSGFGYSATWFAKGVGPKGLVVLTEGSPERAREAESFLKRAGLLNRVRIEVGDALKIAARERGPFDLILNDIDKADYPKVAPLAARLLRRGGLLVSDNMLWHGEVMEKRPRAAAVRGILGLTGELYGSGEFFTALVPLRDGVTISVRS
- a CDS encoding NCS2 family permease; its protein translation is MLEKLFHLTESGTTVRTEVLGGVTTFMTMAYIVFVNPSVLSQAGMDFGAVMTATCLSACAATWVMGLLANYPIAMAPAMGENFFFLTVVVGMGVPWQVVLAAVFISGIAFFLLTFLRVRELIIDAVPGSLKHAIAAGIGLFIAFIGLINAGIVERPSGGGILHLASLGRLPTLVACAGLLVTVVLMARRVRGAILLGIVAATLLAWATGLVRWQGLFAAPPSLAPTFFKFDLRAALDPRMIHVVVLFLFMAVFDAIGTLIGIGEQAGFLRDGKLPRATKALMADSSGTVLGSLLGTSTVTAYIESATGVEAGARTGLANMVTGALFLVALFTAPLVRMVGGGVPVQGGVVLQPLTAPALIVVGSLMARNLIRVDWKDITESFPAFLVLVGIPFTWSIADGIAFGFIAYPALKLLSGRPREASWLVYALGGLFVLRYALIR
- a CDS encoding aminotransferase class V-fold PLP-dependent enzyme; this translates as MDERRIRDLFPETPGLVYLNAAAAGLLPNAVIEAVGAAIRRHAERGVLSVPEDFRAIAAARDALARLIGGRPEDIAFVLNTAEGIARIAAGLDWRPGDEVVLGDLEFPANVYPWAAQADRGVRIRLVASEGGRLEAERLIGAMGPRTRVLAVSQVQFSSGYRMDLETLGRAAAERGVLFCVDAIQGLGVLPLDVRALKIGALAGDGRKWLMAPSGTGYLYVAPEWVERIGARAIGAVSVRNGLDFMQFLRMPDGEGRIDFRPLLREGAGRYEAGYYNAPGLAGLAAALSTGEAIGLETILDRVTSLVARLADGLRARGLAVHGPRNAAERAGIVTFEVPGDAHVWLKQLEEDGFALALRDGRIRVSPHVYNTEDDIDGLLKRLSSLRG